The region CCCCGGAATCCACTCCCGGGTGAGGTATTTGGCGAACTTCTCCTCCACGAGGGGCTGCAGGTCCCAGTACTCGATGAATTTGACCGACATCGTAACCTCCTCCCCCGGGCTGGCGGCGCTTCTCTCAACGCTAGAAACCCAACTCGCATCGAGAGACCACAGGCTCCCGAAGGCCGCATTAAAGCACAACCGGAAACCGAAGGGAAGCCTTATTAGCGGCTCCCGGCTGCCCCTCAACCGCCTCGGTCTTGGCAAGGGCGCCGGCCCGGGGAGGGAGGAGAACTTCCAACACTCAGCCCATTGAAATGGCAAACGGGACCAAGCCCGTAGAGCATGGAGGTTCGGTTTCAACGAACAGCCATTGACTCGTCTCGAACCCCACAATAATTATCGTGAAGTATCAGCGGGAGTTGAGAGATAACTGGGAGCCGCCAATGATAGGACATAATGTCGTGGTTTGTAAAAAATCGCCAAATTTCCTTGACAAAAATGCAGTCCGGGTCTATATATTAATTATTAAGGGAAAAGTTTCTTTCAAAAAGGAGGGGGGTAAATGGATACGGCAAAATCGCGTTCACTATGGTTGGCCATCTTGCTGGGGGCGCTCTTGATGCTCCCAACCCAGAGCTTCGCACAAATCTACGTCGGAGGGTACGGAGGTGTCTCAATACCTCACGATGCCGATGCTGCAATCACGATCCCTGGATTTGTGGGCCTTACGGGGGAGTTCGAATTTGACCCCGCAGTGATTGCGGGCGCGCGAGTTGGTTACTGGATGGAATACTTCGACCTCCCATGGTTAGGCGTGGAATTTGACGCCTACTGGACTAATCCCGAACTCGACCGCTTCAAGACTGCAGGGCTCAACATTGCGTTTGATGACGATCTCATCGTGCTATCCGGCGGTGTAAATGGTCTTGTCCGATACCCGTACGGCCCCATCCAGCCGTACGCCGGGGTTGGGGTAGGAGTGATTTACGCAGATCTCGATAGGCCTAACGATGAAGATGTCGTCGCTTCCCTCCAACTAATGGGTGGCGTGAGGGGATTCGTCAACGACAACCTTGCTCTATTCGCCGAGTACAAATGGGTCTTGACCGAGTTCGAGTTCAATGATTCAGGTGAATCGCTAGAGGTTGATTACACCGCAAGCAACATCTACGGCGGGATCGAGTGGCATTTCGGCACTGGCGGCGTTCATCAGCAGCCATGAGCGGGGTGTAACAGACCAAGACCAGGCATAGACTCGTCTGCTCGGGTAACGGCGCCCGGAGGCGGGGTGCGTGACCCCAATGCCTCCCCGGGGCTGGCCGGGCAGTTCTTTTTTCCCCAAGAATCCGATTCCCCCATCCTCACACGCTCCTTCAACTATACCGTTGCTTGACAGGAAACGTCCCCTGCCGTAGGCTCGCCGTATGGGAGGAATCCTCGTGGCCACATCATTCAAGGCAGGTGATCGGCTTGTCGTTCCCCTCCACGGCCGTGGCGTGGTCCAGGCCGTCGAGCGAACATCCCTGCCCGA is a window of Nitrospinota bacterium DNA encoding:
- a CDS encoding outer membrane beta-barrel protein, whose product is MDTAKSRSLWLAILLGALLMLPTQSFAQIYVGGYGGVSIPHDADAAITIPGFVGLTGEFEFDPAVIAGARVGYWMEYFDLPWLGVEFDAYWTNPELDRFKTAGLNIAFDDDLIVLSGGVNGLVRYPYGPIQPYAGVGVGVIYADLDRPNDEDVVASLQLMGGVRGFVNDNLALFAEYKWVLTEFEFNDSGESLEVDYTASNIYGGIEWHFGTGGVHQQP